One part of the Deltaproteobacteria bacterium genome encodes these proteins:
- a CDS encoding rubrerythrin family protein, translating into MMELKGSRTEKNILTAFAGESQARNRYTYFASQAKKEGLVQMSFIFEETANQEKEHAKRLFKLLSGGEVEIRASFPAGVIGSTAENLKAAAGGEHYEWAEMYPGFARIAREEGFNDIAMILESIAVAEKQHEKRYLGLLANLQSGRVFKKDKPVVWRCLNCGYLHEGPEAPDQCPACDHPRDYYELLRENW; encoded by the coding sequence ATCATGGAACTAAAAGGATCCAGAACAGAGAAGAATATCCTGACTGCTTTCGCCGGGGAATCCCAGGCCAGAAACCGCTACACCTATTTTGCCAGCCAGGCCAAAAAGGAAGGTCTGGTTCAGATGTCATTTATCTTTGAAGAGACCGCCAACCAGGAAAAAGAACATGCCAAACGCCTTTTTAAGTTGCTCTCAGGCGGGGAGGTCGAGATCCGGGCCTCTTTTCCCGCCGGTGTTATCGGGAGTACTGCCGAGAATTTAAAAGCAGCGGCCGGTGGTGAACATTATGAATGGGCTGAAATGTATCCTGGGTTTGCCCGGATAGCCCGAGAAGAAGGTTTTAATGATATAGCCATGATCTTAGAATCCATTGCCGTAGCCGAGAAGCAGCATGAAAAAAGATATCTGGGGCTCCTGGCCAATCTGCAATCCGGCCGGGTTTTTAAAAAGGATAAACCGGTGGTCTGGCGTTGCCTGAATTGCGGCTATCTGCATGAAGGCCCGGAGGCCCCGGACCAGTGCCCGGCCTGCGACCACCCCAGGGATTATTACGAACTATTGAGAGAAAACTGGTAA